One Alkalicoccus halolimnae DNA segment encodes these proteins:
- the thrS gene encoding threonine--tRNA ligase, producing MSQITLTFPDGAKKEFESGITTEEIAQSISPGLKKNALAGKWNGEHVDLRAPIEKDGDIEIITYNSEDGLHILRHSTSHLMAQAVKRLYTNVKLGVGPAIEEGFYYDIDMEETLTSEDLPKIEKEMKKIIDENLEVKRVELSREEAIEKYKEIGDDLKLELLEEIPEGEKITIYEQGEFFDLCRGVHVPQTSKLKKFKLMSINGAYWRGDSSNKMLQRIYGTAFPKQQELEDHLHLLEERKERDHRKLGKELGIFALSQKVGQGLPLWLPNGATIRRIVERYIVDIEERLGYDHVYTPVLGSVDLYKTSGHWDHYQDDMFPVMEMDNEDLVLRPMNCPHHMMVYKNEKHSYRNLPLRIAELGTMHRHEMSGALAGLQRVRAMTLNDAHIFCRPDQLKQEFIRVVELIQAVYKDFGIDDYYFRVSYRDKENKEKYVDNDEMWIKAQDMLKEAVDEMGVDYIEADGEAAFYGPKLDVQVKTALGKDETLSTVQLDFHLPNRFDLTYTGEDGKDHRPVVIHRGVVSTMERFIAFLIEEYKGAFPTWLAPVQVKAIPVSDVHMDYVRKVEDRLRAEGIRVDVDVREEKLGYKIREAQMKKIPYLLVLGDREIEAEGVNVRRYGRQETEEMSLEEFVDHIKQAVEAKA from the coding sequence ATGTCCCAGATTACGTTAACTTTTCCGGACGGAGCAAAAAAAGAATTTGAGTCCGGTATTACAACGGAGGAGATTGCCCAGTCCATTTCCCCGGGTTTGAAAAAAAATGCCCTTGCAGGAAAATGGAACGGAGAGCATGTGGACCTCCGTGCTCCAATTGAAAAAGACGGCGATATCGAAATCATTACTTACAATTCGGAGGACGGCCTGCATATTCTCCGCCACAGCACTTCCCACCTGATGGCGCAGGCCGTGAAACGCCTCTATACAAATGTGAAACTTGGTGTCGGCCCGGCTATTGAAGAAGGCTTTTATTATGACATCGATATGGAAGAGACTCTTACAAGTGAAGACCTCCCCAAGATCGAAAAAGAGATGAAAAAGATTATTGATGAAAATCTGGAAGTAAAGCGCGTGGAGCTTTCACGGGAAGAAGCGATCGAGAAATATAAAGAGATCGGTGATGATCTGAAGCTGGAGCTGCTTGAAGAAATCCCTGAAGGAGAAAAAATCACGATCTACGAGCAGGGAGAATTTTTCGATCTTTGCCGCGGGGTCCACGTTCCGCAGACAAGCAAGTTAAAAAAATTCAAACTTATGTCCATTAACGGGGCATACTGGCGTGGAGACAGCAGTAACAAAATGCTGCAGCGGATTTACGGAACGGCCTTCCCTAAACAGCAGGAGCTGGAAGATCATCTGCACCTGCTTGAAGAGAGAAAAGAGCGCGACCACCGAAAGCTGGGCAAGGAACTTGGTATTTTTGCTCTCAGCCAGAAGGTTGGTCAGGGTCTGCCGCTCTGGCTGCCAAACGGTGCAACTATCCGCCGGATCGTGGAGCGTTACATTGTCGATATTGAAGAACGGCTCGGGTATGACCACGTCTATACGCCTGTGCTCGGAAGTGTGGATCTCTATAAAACTTCCGGTCACTGGGACCACTATCAGGATGATATGTTCCCGGTTATGGAAATGGACAATGAAGATCTCGTGCTCCGCCCGATGAACTGTCCACATCATATGATGGTGTATAAAAATGAAAAGCACAGCTACCGGAACCTGCCGCTGCGGATTGCCGAACTCGGTACGATGCACCGCCACGAAATGTCCGGTGCACTTGCCGGACTGCAGCGTGTGCGGGCGATGACGCTGAATGATGCGCATATTTTCTGCCGTCCGGATCAGCTGAAGCAGGAATTTATCCGAGTAGTAGAACTGATTCAAGCTGTCTATAAAGATTTCGGAATCGATGATTACTACTTCCGGGTGTCCTACCGGGATAAGGAAAATAAAGAAAAGTATGTAGATAACGATGAAATGTGGATTAAAGCTCAGGATATGCTGAAAGAAGCGGTAGATGAAATGGGCGTGGATTATATCGAAGCAGACGGAGAAGCAGCTTTCTACGGTCCGAAGCTTGACGTACAGGTGAAAACGGCTCTCGGAAAAGACGAGACGCTCTCCACCGTCCAGCTGGATTTCCACCTGCCGAACCGTTTCGATCTGACGTATACAGGAGAAGACGGCAAAGATCACCGTCCTGTCGTTATTCACCGCGGAGTCGTTTCGACAATGGAACGCTTCATTGCTTTTCTAATTGAAGAATACAAAGGTGCATTTCCGACATGGCTTGCTCCGGTTCAGGTGAAAGCCATTCCGGTCAGCGACGTTCATATGGATTATGTACGAAAAGTGGAAGACCGCCTTCGTGCAGAAGGAATCCGCGTTGATGTCGACGTGCGTGAGGAGAAACTCGGATACAAAATCCGTGAAGCCCAGATGAAAAAGATTCCTTATCTTCTCGTTCTCGGTGATAGAGAGATTGAAGCGGAAGGGGTTAACGTACGCCGGTATGGCAGGCAGGAAACAGAAGAAATGAGCCTGGAGGAATTCGTAGATCACATCAAACAGGCAGTGGAAGCAAAAGCATAA
- the mqnC gene encoding cyclic dehypoxanthinyl futalosine synthase: protein MSIDDILARARDGERLTTEDAIRLYESDEVEKMGEVANEKMLKWHPEAETTFVIGRNVNYTSFCDTYCRFCAFYRPPNSKDGYTLEDEQIFEKIQETKDVNGTEILMQGGTNPNLPFSYYTNLLREIKKRFDITMHAFSPAELYKMCEVSGLSIDEVLKELKEAGLDSVPGGGAEILDNRTRRKISRLKGTWEEWIDCMKAVKRAGLHGTATMVIGFGESYEERALHLQRVRDAQDDSDCFLAFISWTFQPENTNMKGEKVTPREYLKNLAISRIFLDNIPNFQSSWVTMGPEVGKTSLSYGCNDFGSTMIEENVVSAAGATYKVDTNLILRLIREAGKTPIQRDTKYNHLHVFQEGEKVEKDFIMQN, encoded by the coding sequence ATGAGTATTGATGATATTCTTGCGCGAGCCAGAGACGGAGAAAGACTGACGACAGAAGATGCAATCCGCTTATATGAAAGTGACGAAGTAGAAAAGATGGGTGAGGTAGCAAATGAAAAGATGCTTAAGTGGCATCCCGAGGCAGAGACAACCTTTGTTATCGGCAGAAACGTGAACTATACGAGCTTCTGCGATACATACTGCCGCTTCTGTGCCTTTTACCGCCCGCCAAACTCAAAAGACGGCTATACACTGGAAGATGAGCAGATCTTTGAAAAGATACAGGAAACAAAAGACGTGAACGGTACAGAAATTCTCATGCAGGGCGGAACGAATCCGAACCTCCCTTTCAGCTATTACACAAATCTCCTCCGTGAGATTAAAAAACGCTTCGATATTACGATGCACGCTTTTTCACCTGCAGAACTTTATAAAATGTGTGAAGTTTCCGGACTTTCCATTGACGAGGTGCTGAAGGAGCTGAAAGAAGCCGGACTGGATTCTGTTCCCGGCGGTGGAGCGGAGATACTCGATAACCGCACCCGCAGAAAGATCAGCCGTCTGAAAGGAACATGGGAAGAGTGGATAGACTGTATGAAAGCAGTTAAGCGCGCCGGTCTTCACGGCACGGCTACGATGGTTATCGGCTTCGGCGAATCCTACGAAGAGCGGGCTCTCCATCTGCAGCGCGTACGCGATGCTCAGGATGATTCCGACTGCTTCCTTGCATTTATTTCGTGGACATTCCAGCCGGAAAACACGAATATGAAAGGGGAAAAAGTAACACCTCGGGAGTACCTAAAAAACCTGGCCATTTCCCGTATTTTCCTCGATAATATTCCGAACTTCCAGTCTTCCTGGGTAACGATGGGGCCTGAAGTCGGTAAAACTTCTTTATCCTACGGCTGTAACGATTTCGGCAGTACGATGATTGAAGAAAATGTTGTTTCCGCAGCGGGAGCTACGTATAAAGTCGACACAAACCTTATTCTTCGACTGATCCGCGAAGCCGGAAAAACGCCGATTCAGCGCGATACGAAGTATAATCATCTGCATGTCTTCCAGGAAGGCGAAAAAGTGGAAAAAGACTTTATCATGCAGAACTAA
- the dnaI gene encoding primosomal protein DnaI encodes MDPIERAFKRFGGGRMEERFHEMRKEIIADPRVKEFLNNHEEIGAEQVENGLNELYQYKEQWHNCDNCPGLEACPNLMQGYQPQLEIHRRQIHLSYHSCPLKRKDDERKRHASFMKSLYLPKEMLSVTFDDFREDHPTRVQAFAKALEFCSAATPGEDGKGLYIHGPFGVGKTFLVSAIANELADQEVETMLVYTPDFLRELKSGIADGSYQDKLDNVKRAPVLILDDIGAETMTPWVRDEVLGALLQFRMMERLPTVFTSNFDLEELEMHMASTQRGGTEKIDKLKAKRIMERIRYLNTPLPMLGDNKRQG; translated from the coding sequence ATGGATCCGATTGAGCGGGCATTTAAACGCTTCGGAGGCGGGCGTATGGAAGAACGTTTCCACGAGATGCGTAAAGAAATTATCGCCGATCCTCGTGTGAAAGAATTTCTGAACAACCATGAAGAAATCGGCGCGGAACAAGTGGAGAACGGCTTAAACGAATTGTATCAATATAAAGAACAGTGGCATAACTGCGACAACTGCCCAGGACTGGAGGCCTGTCCAAATTTAATGCAGGGCTACCAGCCGCAGCTGGAAATACACCGCAGGCAGATTCACCTTTCGTATCATTCGTGTCCGCTTAAACGAAAAGATGATGAAAGGAAACGCCATGCCTCGTTTATGAAAAGCTTATACCTGCCTAAAGAGATGCTGTCAGTCACGTTCGATGATTTTCGTGAGGACCATCCTACCCGCGTGCAGGCTTTTGCGAAAGCACTGGAGTTCTGCTCGGCTGCTACACCCGGGGAGGACGGTAAGGGATTATATATTCACGGCCCGTTCGGTGTAGGTAAAACCTTTCTCGTCAGCGCGATCGCAAACGAACTGGCAGACCAGGAAGTCGAGACGATGCTCGTGTACACGCCTGACTTTTTAAGAGAACTTAAATCCGGTATCGCCGACGGGTCCTACCAGGATAAACTAGATAACGTAAAGAGGGCTCCGGTATTAATTCTTGACGACATCGGCGCGGAAACGATGACTCCGTGGGTCCGGGATGAAGTTCTTGGTGCCCTGCTGCAGTTCCGGATGATGGAAAGACTTCCGACAGTCTTTACGTCGAACTTTGACCTGGAGGAACTGGAAATGCACATGGCCTCGACGCAGCGGGGCGGTACGGAAAAAATCGATAAGCTGAAGGCGAAAAGGATTATGGAGCGCATCCGCTATTTGAACACGCCGCTTCCGATGCTGGGAGATAACAAGCGCCAGGGGTGA